From a single Solanum dulcamara chromosome 4, daSolDulc1.2, whole genome shotgun sequence genomic region:
- the LOC129887625 gene encoding cytochrome P450 98A2-like has product MALSLALPAVSIFLIFIAYNFYRRLKAKLPPGPRPWPIIGNLYDIKPIRFRCFAEWSEIYGPIFSFYLGSQLNVVINNATLAKEVLKDNDQNLADRFRTKPLANVSRNGSDLIWADYGHHYVKVRKLCNLELFTTKRIEALRSIREDEVTSMIHDIFRDSKKQGNVGKSLIIRSYLGLVAFNNITRLTFGKRFMDSQGKVDDQGKELKEIVSNGMKIGGKLNLGDFVPWLSCFFKDDNEALKAQDSHVDRFTRVIMEEHTLARKKTGETKQHFVDALLTLQKEYELSDDTVIGLLWDMITAGMDTVAITVEWAMAELVKNTRVQQKAQEELDRIIGSNRVITESDLSKLSYLQNVVKESLRLHPPTPLMLPHMASANVRIGGYNIPKGTIVHVNVWALGRDPKVWKEPLQFRPERFIEEDIDMKGHDFRLLPFGAGRRSCPGTNLAINMVTSMLAHLLHHFKWSPPPEREDIDMLESPGTVTYMRTPLEAVPTPRLPANLYERGPIVI; this is encoded by the exons ATGGCTCTTTCTTTAGCACTTCCGGCCGTGTCAATATTTCTTATCTTCATTGCTTACAATTTCTACCGCCGGTTGAAAGCCAAGCTACCGCCGGGTCCACGACCGTGGCCTATCATCGGAAACCTCTACGATATAAAGCCGATAAGGTTCCGATGCTTCGCAGAGTGGTCGGAAATATATGGTCCTATTTTCTCATTCTACCTTGGTTCACAACTAAATGTTGTGATAAATAATGCAACACTTGCTAAGGAAGTATTGAAAGATAATGACCAAAATTTGGCTGATAGGTTTAGGACTAAACCATTGGCAAATGTGAGTAGAAATGGGAGTGATTTGATTTGGGCTGATTATGGACATCATTATGTGAAAGTGAGAAAACTATGCAATCTTGAACTTTTTACTACTAAGAGAATTGAAGCTCTTAGATCAATAAGAGAAGATGAAGTCACTTCCATGATCCATGACATCTTTAGAGACTCTAAAAAGCAAG GCAATGTAGGTAAAAGCTTGATAATAAGGAGCTACTTAGGATTAGTAGCATTCAACAACATAACAAGGCTAACATTTGGTAAGAGGTTTATGGATTCACAGGGTAAGGTTGATGATCAAGGTAAAGAACTCAAAGAGATAGTCTCCAATGGGATGAAGATTGGAGGAAAACTTAATCTAGGTGACTTTGTTCCATGGCTAAGTTGTTTTTTCAAGGATGATAATGAAGCTCTCAAGGCTCAAGATAGTCATGTGGATAGGTTTACTAGGGTTATTATGGAAGAACACACTCTTGCAAGGAAGAAAACTGGTGAAACCAAACAACACTTTGTTGATGCTTTGCTTACACTACAAAAAGAATATGAGCTGAGTGATGACACCGTTATTGGCCTTCTTTGG GATATGATAACAGCAGGAATGGATACAGTAGCTATAACAGTTGAATGGGCTATGGCAGAACTAGTAAAAAATACAAGGGTTCAACAAAAGGCCCAAGAAGAATTGGATCGGATTATCGGGTCAAACCGTGTCATAACTGAATCAGATTTGTCCAAGCTCTCCTACCTACAAAATGTAGTTAAGGAATCACTAAGATTACACCCTCCAACTCCACTAATGCTACCTCACATGGCTAGTGCAAATGTCAGAATTGGTGGTTACAACATTCCTAAAGGTACAATTGTACATGTTAATGTTTGGGCACTTGGACGTGACCCAAAAGTATGGAAGGAACCTTTGCAATTTAGACCTGAAAGATTCATTGAAGAGGATATTGACATGAAAGGTCATGATTTTCGACTTTTACCATTTGGTGCTGGTAGACGTAGTTGTCCTGGTACTAATCTTGCTATCAATATGGTTACCTCTATGTTAGCTCACTTGTTACACCATTTTAAATGGTCACCACCACCTGAGCGCGAGGACATCGACATGTTGGAGAGTCCTGGAACTGTCACTTACATGAGAACGCCTCTAGAAGCTGTTCCTACTCCTAGATTGCCTGCAAACTTGTATGAACGTGGTCCTATTGTTATATAA